A single genomic interval of Streptococcus suis harbors:
- the opp4B gene encoding oligopeptide ABC transporter permease, giving the protein MWKTVLRRLLMMIPQIIILSVIAFFVAKMMPGDPFTGLIDPNIDPAIIEQKRIAAGYYDPIPVQYFRWVGNLLQGDFGQSVIFKQPVVDVIMQRLNNTIWLSLLTMVLTYLIALPLGMIAGRYQNSLADKIIGVYNFLTFSTPTFVFAILMLWMFGFSLGWFPTRGSIDGGVEGFAAILSRLHHMILPAITMAILSTTVTIQYLRTGIIDAKSQDYVRTARAKGVPERVVYNRHIFRNSILPIASFLGYELTGLIGGSIFIENIFTYPGIGQLFYNSISSRDYSVILALLLIFGMGTLLGTLISDIIMSIVDPRIRVK; this is encoded by the coding sequence ATGTGGAAAACAGTATTACGTCGTTTACTCATGATGATTCCGCAGATTATTATTTTGAGTGTCATTGCGTTCTTTGTTGCGAAGATGATGCCGGGGGATCCCTTTACAGGATTGATTGACCCCAATATTGATCCAGCAATCATTGAACAAAAACGGATTGCGGCAGGTTATTATGACCCAATCCCTGTTCAGTATTTCCGTTGGGTAGGCAATCTTTTGCAAGGAGATTTTGGTCAGAGTGTTATTTTTAAACAACCAGTTGTTGATGTTATCATGCAACGTTTAAACAACACTATTTGGTTGTCTTTATTGACGATGGTGTTGACTTATTTGATTGCCCTTCCATTGGGGATGATTGCAGGTCGTTACCAAAACTCGCTTGCAGATAAAATCATTGGCGTGTATAACTTTTTGACATTTTCAACTCCAACTTTCGTTTTTGCTATCCTTATGCTTTGGATGTTTGGCTTTAGTTTGGGTTGGTTCCCAACACGTGGGTCGATTGACGGTGGTGTAGAAGGATTTGCAGCCATTCTCAGTCGCTTACACCATATGATTCTGCCAGCGATTACAATGGCAATTTTGTCAACAACAGTAACTATTCAATATCTTCGTACGGGGATTATCGATGCGAAGAGTCAGGACTATGTTCGTACAGCTCGTGCCAAAGGTGTTCCCGAGAGAGTTGTTTATAACCGTCATATCTTCCGTAATTCTATCTTGCCAATTGCATCTTTCTTGGGCTATGAATTGACAGGATTGATTGGTGGTTCTATCTTCATTGAAAATATTTTCACTTATCCAGGTATCGGTCAGTTATTCTATAACTCTATTTCTAGTCGTGACTATAGTGTCATCTTGGCTTTGTTGTTGATATTTGGTATGGGTACCTTGTTGGGGACATTGATTTCAGATATTATCATGAGTATCGTGGATCCACGTATCCGTGTGAAATAG
- a CDS encoding ATP-binding cassette domain-containing protein: protein MGFIEVKDLKVHYPIRSGFFNRVTDHVYAVDGVNIEFEEGKTYGLVGESGSGKSTIGKAIIGLERATSGQIIYEGQNVTNKSRGKKGNFNRDVQMIFQDSLSSFNPKKRILDIIAEPIRNFDRLSPDEEKKKVLHLLDTIGLNEEALIKYPHEFSGGQRQRIGVARALASNPRLIIADEPVSALDLSVQAQVLNYMKRIQDEFKLSYLFISHDLGVVQHMCDELFIMYRGRFVETGNKNDIYNNPQHIYTKRLLSAIPTIDPLNRLKNKEKRLAAEKEYQEMQGQYYDENGRVYDLRSFSETHQVALPEGGQN from the coding sequence GTGGGATTTATTGAAGTAAAAGATTTAAAAGTCCATTATCCAATTCGTAGTGGCTTCTTTAACCGTGTGACGGATCATGTCTATGCTGTCGATGGCGTTAATATTGAGTTTGAGGAAGGAAAAACCTATGGTTTGGTAGGTGAGTCAGGTTCTGGGAAATCGACCATTGGTAAGGCAATTATCGGTTTAGAGCGTGCCACTTCTGGTCAGATTATCTATGAAGGACAAAATGTAACCAACAAATCACGTGGTAAAAAAGGAAACTTTAATCGTGATGTTCAAATGATTTTCCAAGATTCTCTTTCAAGTTTTAACCCGAAAAAACGTATTTTGGACATCATTGCGGAGCCAATCCGTAACTTTGACCGCTTATCTCCAGATGAAGAAAAGAAAAAGGTTCTTCATCTCTTGGATACAATCGGTCTAAATGAAGAAGCCCTGATTAAATATCCTCATGAATTCTCAGGTGGTCAGCGTCAGCGTATTGGTGTTGCTCGTGCCTTGGCTAGTAACCCTCGTTTGATTATTGCTGATGAGCCGGTTTCTGCCTTGGATTTGTCTGTTCAGGCACAGGTTTTGAACTATATGAAACGTATCCAAGATGAGTTCAAGCTTAGCTATCTCTTTATTTCCCATGACCTCGGTGTTGTACAACACATGTGTGATGAATTGTTCATCATGTATCGCGGACGTTTCGTAGAGACAGGAAATAAGAACGATATTTATAATAATCCACAACATATTTACACTAAACGTTTGTTGTCAGCTATTCCAACGATTGACCCACTCAATCGATTGAAGAATAAAGAAAAGCGTTTGGCTGCTGAAAAAGAATATCAAGAAATGCAAGGTCAATACTATGATGAAAACGGTCGTGTGTACGATTTGAGATCCTTCTCAGAAACTCATCAAGTAGCCCTTCCAGAAGGAGGTCAGAACTAA
- a CDS encoding ABC transporter ATP-binding protein — translation MATEKPLLDIKDLHVGFRIGDDYFDAVDGVDISLQKNEILAIVGESGCGKSTLATTIMGLHNPLNTKITGSIQYNDMELIGMDEAKYNTVRGNDIGMIFQDPLASLNPLMTIGAQIDEALFYHTDLDTNARTERVLELLAQVGIPNPKRTFKQYPHELSGGMRQRIIIAMALSCKPPIIIADEPTTALDVTIQAQILDLLNDIQSETGSGIILITHDLGVVAETADRVAVMYGGQFVEVAPVEELFTNPKHPYTRSLLKSNPQSGSEGGDLHVIEGIVPPITKMVRKGCRFAPRIPWIGAEAHEENPSMHEVGPNHFVRCTCHETFYFEGEA, via the coding sequence GTGGCTACCGAAAAACCGCTTTTAGACATTAAAGATTTACACGTCGGTTTCCGTATTGGAGATGATTATTTTGACGCTGTTGACGGTGTTGACATCTCATTGCAAAAAAATGAAATTTTGGCAATTGTAGGGGAATCTGGTTGTGGTAAATCAACTTTGGCAACGACCATTATGGGCTTGCATAACCCTTTGAATACCAAAATCACAGGAAGTATCCAGTACAATGATATGGAATTGATTGGTATGGATGAAGCCAAGTACAATACGGTACGTGGTAATGATATTGGTATGATTTTCCAAGATCCTTTGGCTTCTTTGAATCCATTGATGACGATTGGTGCACAGATTGATGAGGCGCTGTTCTATCACACTGATTTGGATACCAATGCTCGTACAGAGCGAGTTTTGGAACTCTTGGCTCAGGTAGGTATTCCAAATCCTAAGCGGACATTTAAACAGTATCCACATGAGCTTTCAGGTGGTATGCGTCAGCGTATCATTATTGCGATGGCCTTGTCTTGTAAACCGCCAATTATTATTGCGGACGAACCTACAACGGCCTTGGATGTTACAATTCAAGCACAAATCTTGGATCTCTTAAATGATATTCAATCGGAGACAGGTTCGGGTATTATTTTGATTACCCATGACTTGGGAGTAGTTGCAGAGACTGCTGATCGTGTGGCTGTCATGTACGGTGGTCAGTTTGTCGAAGTAGCGCCAGTAGAAGAGCTCTTTACCAATCCAAAACATCCATATACACGTTCGCTCTTGAAGTCAAATCCTCAATCAGGTAGCGAAGGAGGCGATCTTCATGTTATTGAAGGTATTGTGCCGCCGATTACAAAAATGGTTCGTAAAGGTTGCCGTTTTGCTCCACGTATTCCGTGGATTGGAGCAGAGGCTCATGAAGAGAATCCGAGCATGCACGAGGTAGGTCCAAATCACTTTGTTCGTTGTACCTGCCATGAGACATTCTATTTTGAAGGGGAGGCCTAA